The following proteins come from a genomic window of Botrytis cinerea B05.10 chromosome 14, complete sequence:
- the Bcrds2 gene encoding Bcrds2, which produces MEQNGANNGQDAKPPASSAAAGANKSPKKRRKVNHACVYCRRSHMTCDLVRPCARCTKRGIGHLCHDEPREPESTTKKAAAKGQQHHHNNNATAGTAEELGGTPPGLKLENPLDNSLNNSFVTAEQQQQQQGQDQVQENKLSLGAPAISRGISLQLAQPTPVSGIQANALNCSSNNQFLGYPNDWLGSQNQFQDMHNYHPSYMFNAPEVTNEYNLLNDFLNNSLLDDGALGTEDTSNFYPDQAGSMLSGGNSNTLTSGAQQASGSGPSAGLNPPGNSISRPASVIPIDKAREYYLQAADPTGNDVPEVRMQLLLRAKYDAGMLKPFNYVKGYARLSAYMDGHMQPASKQKILRQLDRFRPKFREKVQALTDIELIYVEMWFERSLMEYDRVFASMAIPACCWRRTGEIFRGNKEMAELIHVPIEKLRDGKIAIHEILTEESLVNYWEKFGAIAFDLNQKALLTSCSLKNPDDKSKDPTIKCCFSFNVRRDDHKIPSLIVGNFLPQDPVKR; this is translated from the exons ATGGAACAAAATGGAGCCAACAATGGGCAGGATGCAAAGCCACCGGCATCATCTGCAGCTGCTGGCGCAAACAAGAGCCCGAAGAAGAGGCGTAAAGTAAATCATG CTTGTGTGTACTGTCGGCGATCT CACATGACATGCGATTTAGTACGACCTTGCGCGAGGTGTACAAAGCGTGGAATTGGGCATCTTTGTCATGATGAGCCCCGCGAACCGGAGTCGACCACGAAGAAGGCAGCGGCGAAGGGTCAGCAGCATCACCATAACAACAACGCTACAGCAGGAACAGCGGAGGAGCTGGGAGGGACACCGCCAGGTCTTAAGCTCGAAAATCCTCTTGACAATAGTCTAAATAACTCGTTCGTCACGGCggaacaacagcaacaacaacaaggtCAAGATCAAgttcaagaaaacaaattgAGTCTTGGAGCACCAGCCATATCCCGTGGTATCTCTCTTCAGCTGGCCCAGCCTACACCGGTTTCTGGGATACAAGCGAATGCTCTCAATTGTAGCAGCAATAATCAAT TTCTTGGGTATCCGAATGACTGGCTTGGGTCGCAAAACCAATTTCAAGATATGCATAACTACCATCCATCGTACATGTTCAACGCACCGGAAGTCACCAACGAGTACAATCTTCTGAACGATTTCCTCAATAATAGTCTTCTAGACGACGGAGCTCTAGGTACAGAAGACACATCAAATTTTTATCCTGATCAAGCTGGTTCAATGTTATCAGGAGGCAATTCCAACACGCTCACATCAGGAGCGCAACAAGCTTCAGGTAGTGGTCCATCAGCAGGACTGAATCCACCAGGAAACTCGATTTCGAGACCGGCGAGCGTCATACCAATTGATAAAGCCCGCGAGTACTACCTTCAAGCAGCTGATCCCACTGGTAACGATGTCCCCGAAGTTAGAATGCAACTGTTGTTGAGGGCAAAGTACGACGCCGGAATGCTGAAGCCTTTCAATTATGTTAAGGGGTATGCGAGACTTTCGGCTTACATGGATGGACATATGCAACCGGCTTCAAAGCAAAAAATACTCCGGCAATTGGATCGTTTCCGACCAAAGTTCAGAGAAAAGGTGCAAGCATTGACAGATATTGAACTCATCTACGTGGAAATGTGGTTTGAAAGGAGTTTGATGGAGTATGATCGAGTTTTTGCAAGTATGGCCATTCCAGCTTGTTGTTGGAGGAGAACGGGAGAGATTTTCAGGGGAAACAAGGAAATGGCTGAGTTAATACATGTTCCTATTGAAAAATTACGGGAT GGAAAAATAGCGATCCACGAGATCCTGACGGAGGAATCGCTAGTTAATTATTGGGAGAAATTTGGAGCTAtagcttttgatttgaatcaGAAAGCACTTCTGACGAGTTGTTCGTTGAAGAATCCGGATGATAAGAGTAAAGATCCGACGATTAAATGTTGTTTTTCGTTCAATGTGAGGAGGGATGATCATAAGAT CCCATCTCTGATTGTTGGAAACTTCTTACCTCAAGATCCTGTCAAGCGgtga